The Salvia miltiorrhiza cultivar Shanhuang (shh) chromosome 2, IMPLAD_Smil_shh, whole genome shotgun sequence DNA window TATGGTacaatcataatccttcacgagttctAGCCACCTTCTTTGCCTCATATTCAACTCCCTTTGCGTGAAGAAATatttcaaactcttatgatctgtgaaGATCTCACATTTTCCCCCATACAAGtaatgtctccaaatctttagcgcgtgcactacggctgctagcTCCAAATCATGCGTAGGGTAGTTATGTTCGTGCGTCTTCAACTGCCTTGACGCGTAATCGATAACCTTTCCTTTCTGCATTAAAACACATCCCAGACCTTGCTTCGAGGCGTCGGTATAGATGACGAAATTTCCTGATTCATCGGGTATGGTCAACACTGGTGCTGTTGTTAACCTTCTTTTCAATTCCTGAAAACTCTGCTCGCATTGATCAATCCACTTGAACACGACTCCTTTTCTGGTTAATTGTGTCATTGAGCCTGCTATCTTTGAAAATCCCTCGATGAATCTTCTATAATAACCAGCGAGCCCTAAGAAACTTCTCACTTCACTGGCGTTGGTAGGTGCCTTCCAGTTATTTACAGCTTCCACCTTCGCTGGGTCCACCTTAATTCCATTAGCACTCACCACATGACCGAGAAAAACAACTTGATCTAGCCAAAATTCACACTTCTTAAATTTGGCGTAGAGTTTCTCATTTCGTAAGGTTTCCAAAGTGATTCTGAGATGTTCTTCGTGTTGCGCTTTGTCCTTAGAATATATCAGTATGTCATCAATGAATACTATGACAAACTTATCCAAATAAGGGTGGAAAACGCGGTTCATCAAATCCATAAATACCGCAGGGGCGTTTGTTAAACCAAAAGGCATGACTACGAATTCGTAATGGCCATATCTCGTTCGAAAAGCCGTCTTTGGTATATCACCTTCCTTTATTTTGAGTTGGTGATAACCCGACCtcaaatcgatttttgaaaacacTCCTGCTCCTTTCAACTGATCGAATAAATCCTCTATCCTTGGCAGaggatacttgttcttgatGGTGAGTTGATTGAGTTCTCGATAGTCGATACACATCCGCATTGTTccgtctttcttcttgacaaacaagACTGGCGCTCCCCAGGGTGATACACTTGGTCGAATAAACCCTAggtccaaaagttcttgcaatTGTGTCTTCAATTCCTCCAATTCCTTTGGTGCCATTCTATACGGTGCTTTCGAAACAGGTGCTACTCCAGGTAAcaaatcgatcgtaaactctACTTGCCTATCAGGTGGTATTCCAGGTAGATTTTCGGGGAAAACATCGGGGAATTCGCATACTACTGGAACATTTTCAAGGGTGAGTTCATCATTTTCTTTGCCTACTATGCTCACCAAATAAGCGTTGCAGCCTCCTTTATTCAATATCTTCATCGCCTTCATAGCAGATATCACCATGGGCATTTTCCTTAACTTTGATCCTTGAATAGCAACTTCTTTCTCCCCTGGTATTTTGAACACGACTTCTCTTTCGCGGCACTTAATTGTTGCATGGTTTCGACTTAACCAATCCATCCCCAGAATCACATCGAAATCGTGCATTTCGATAAGGTATAAGTCAGCTTCAAGCTTTCTATTCCTAAAATTCAAGGAAATTTTTCTAGCAATCCTATTAGTCTTAATGGATTCTCCAGAGGGAATACTTATGTTCAAGTCTAAGTTCTCTACCTCCCAAATAATCTTATTCTTTTGACAAAACTTAGGGGAAATAAATGAGTGTGAAGCTccagaatcaaatagaacaacAGCAGGTGTTCCTGATATAATTAACGTACCCGTCATTGTGTTGTCATCctcaacttcttcttgttgtgtTAAGGAAAAGAAACGAgcatttccttttctttctgGCTCGTTGCCACTTCCTTTGTTTAGCCCAACGTTCATTCTCCCTTCTGGCACATTCCGCTTGTTCTTAGGACAAGTACTCACTGTATGTCCCGGTTCATGGCAAAAGAAGCaaactctttttccccacagacACTCTCCATTGTGGAACTTTCCACACTTCTGACATTGTGGTTTGGTTACTTGTGTGTTTGCACTGGTGTTACTGCCAAATTTCGACCTCTTCTCTTGGAAGTTTCCTCCACTTTGGTTAGGATTTTCCCATTTCCTCTTCATTGGTTGATTTGTCGATTTTGATGTAGGATGGTTTGTTCCAAGAGCCGTGCCCACTTCTTCCGCTCGCTTAACCAGGTCGCTGAAATCGTCAATCACATGTGCAGCcataattcctttgatgtcaatTCTTAACCCTTTTCTGAACCTAGCGATCATCTTATCTTCTGTATCAACTAGGTGTGGAGCAAAACGGGCCAACTCATTGAATTTCCTTTCATACTCCTCTATAGTCATATTCCCTTGTTTCAACTCAAAGAACTCGGTCTCCTTCTTTTCTCTGAATGAGAGGGGAAAGTATTTATACATTACCACATCTTTGAAATTTTTCCAATTTAGAACATTGCGATCTTCCTCTCCCAACAAGCGATAGAAATGTTTCCACCATTGTCGAGCGTCCTCTTTGAGTTGAAAAACAGCGCATGAAACTTTCTGCTCATCACTACAGTTGATGTGAGTGAAGATACGTTCGAGCTCTTCCAACCACTCTTCGGCTGCTAGTGGTCCATCACGTCCATTGAATCGTGGTGGATTATAGTTCCGAAATCGCTCTACAGCTTGATCTATCGTGTTAGAGGTTCGGTTTAGGTCGGTTTGGGTAGCCTGAGTTTGGGCCTGCTGTTGGACAAAACCCTGTAAAGCGCTCAAGAATTGACTCATGAAGTCTCCTCCATTTGTTGGATGAGTTCGTCCTGCTTCTGCTTCGTGATTAGTATTTGAACTCTCGGCGTTGTGGGACTGTGCGCGTGTATTCCTCATTGTTCTATATTCAAAGGCACTATCAGTTTCTATTCTACACTCGCTTGAGAGAATGATACTAAAAGAAAATTCTAGGTTATTCGTAATTCGAGGACTatgttcaaaaaataaattttcgtgAATCATACTTTAACATCATGAACTGAAATAATTTCTGAAATAAATTCATTGCTGCAATTAATCTTCAACATAATAACTTGTATACTGAACtttctcataataacttgcATAATGAACTTGAACTTTCTGATAACAACTTCAATTATTACAGCAAATTTAACATAAATTCGGAATATAAACAGTTTATACTCATCCCCTTGAAAACTTTTAAAATAACTTTTACCTTGATGTCGGAGCACGTAGAGGTCGAATGGATTTGTCATACTTGACTTAAAaacattttaagaaaaatttttattttgcagagtctaagaaaatttttattttgcagagtctacaggaaagtagacctgctctgataccatgctgtaacaccctaatctaattaaggagttaaatataaaatttaaataaatatttaatgcggaagtcttttaaaactcacttttaaaataaatattttcgaaaataattttaagaaaaagaaatctttaaataaaattgatttttaaagcacttttaaaacgatttataagatatcaaaattttcaataatgtattcaaatataaatcttgatttttaaatcataaatttaacaactttattttcaaagcacgacatgaagatgtcagaaaaataattaactaattaataaaacttgtactaaggaaaaactctaaatataaaataatatctttttagcagcggaaaatataacaaaataaaatctttatataattaaaaattatgtatgtatccatgtatatattttcgtaaaggtataaattcttaaataaatatttgaaatgaatttaaatataaattaaacaagtcatgacattaaaataatataacaacatttatttaaataaatcacacacaaatctcaaatagtatagaatttcagagtttacataaccaaaagatatcacatgaaataacataatatgttttaagaaacatttatttttaaatagatgcgacgcgcccattcgactctccacgcCTCCAATATCATTCACCTGAAACTgttgaatatgggatgagcatacagggtacactcagtgtggaaACATGCAATAGttgtccatgttaataaaatggtaacacatattgtcataacgtaacataacttccatacgcactgtggcattccaaggactttaatgtcccggaccctatatgtgggcccctggcgacaatataatggttgcaaccctgtaacatgaaatcgctttgtggcataccaaggacggtgaagtcctggaccaattatgctggcccctagcgataaatatttttacaacacatacggtaaacacataatattaaaatggacaaatattaaccacgtgcatgtactgaaataaatcccacacctgtaaCTTGAGCTTTGAAAGTTAACTGCGATAATTTAAAGTTCACGTCCTaatcgcgccgcacctagtcagataaatttaaataataagacATGAGGGCCTAATTAAactttagaaaataatttagattataggatcatataaaaataattgatccAATAAATTTAAgtagtaaaatatattttcttataaaaaaatttgggtTGATATTTAAAATCAAGTGTAACCTATTTATAAGAAAATTTGCAGCCCAAAATAGTCCATTAATCAAAGTAAAAACTttagcccaaacatttaaataaCCTAAGCCCATGCTTTAAGCCCAATACCCATTTTCTTCTTGCTTAAAAGCCCACTCTCTCTaactccacacacacacacgccaAATACCCActcaaacacacgcacacacacactcagcacacacaactcacgcacACCACACACACTCAAACTCCCAGTCCCAGTAGCCCCCctttcccttctctctctctctctcggtcccTCTCCATACCGCGCCTCCCTCTTCTCCGGCGTCCCTCGCCGCCTGCCAGCGCCTCCTCCTGGCCGACAGCAGCGGCACCCACACCCTTGTCGTCGCCGTGTCGACAGCACAAGCCGGTTAAGCCGCCTTCTCCCTCTTCCTGATCAGAGACGCACGGTCGAGACCATAGCACCGCCGCCCTGCTCCTGTCTCCTTCCGCCACCGCCCCTGCTTCCGTCCGCCGGCCGCCGCCCTCGTTGCCGCGGCAGCACCCCATCGCCACTCTTTCTTCGATCTACTTCTTCCTCTATTTCTATTTCCCCCCTTTTTCTCTATCTATTTCCTTTTTCCATGTAATTATAAGATTTATTCTATTTGATTTCCTTATGGAAATTACAGTAAAAGGATGTGTGCATATTTTGATTTGAAAACAAAGTTCTGttgtaaagttttgatttttggcaGAAATGAGAAaccatgaaataaataaataaataaaaactttgcaaaaataattaaaatttaccaGCTGGGATTCGTAGGGAGAATCTGCAGATTTTAGTTAAATGAACAGATGAAGAGGTGAGTTGGGGGTGAGGAATTGAGGTTTAAATAGATTGAATATACTCGTTCGTCAAAGATTTGAATGTGAAAGAAATCAAAAATTTGCTGCTTGTGGAAGAAAATCAAATCTTACGGAAAGGAAATTTAATTCAAGTTTGGCATGCTGTGATGTTTGTCAAATACTGCGAATACTGATATGTGTGGCTAAGGAGGAAATCGAATCGTGTTTTGTGTTTTATAAGTTTCAGAGGAAAAAGGATGGAGAGattgaattgaatatttaaatacaaatgGAATTGAGAATAAAATATGGAATATGGATTGGAGTCTGCACAAGCAATTCTCATTCTTTTAGTTGATaagttataaatattttaacttAATAACTATTTTAGGTGCATCATAAAATTTGGACAATAATAAAAGGCCTAGTattaaataagaattatataaatactttaaatataaggcccaacaatttaattattttatgtaaatatttgtcTATGGCTCAAATTAACTAGAAATACTTAAAACATAAATCTATATAGTATACATTTTTAGAAGATCTATAATTTAAAATCAtacatctaactaggggcgcgattAGATAATTCA harbors:
- the LOC131009574 gene encoding uncharacterized protein LOC131009574, which codes for MRNTRAQSHNAESSNTNHEAEAGRTHPTNGGDFMSQFLSALQGFVQQQAQTQATQTDLNRTSNTIDQAVERFRNYNPPRFNGRDGPLAAEEWLEELERIFTHINCSDEQKVSCAVFQLKEDARQWWKHFYRLLGEEDRNVLNWKNFKDVVMYKYFPLSFREKKETEFFELKQGNMTIEEYERKFNELARFAPHLVDTEDKMIARFRKGLRIDIKGIMAAHVIDDFSDLVKRAEEVGTALGTNHPTSKSTNQPMKRKWENPNQSGGNFQEKRSKFGSNTSANTQVTKPQCQKCGKFHNGECLWGKRVCFFCHEPGHTVSTCPKNKRNVPEGRMNVGLNKGSGNEPERKGNARFFSLTQQEEVEDDNTMTGTLIISGTPAVVLFDSGASHSFISPKFCQKNKIIWEE